In the genome of Mercurialis annua linkage group LG8, ddMerAnnu1.2, whole genome shotgun sequence, the window TCGCCAAAAACTAGTAAATATTTGGAAactgaaatataaataaagacTAAAATAATATGCATGTGTAGGTATTTATATAGGAAATAGAGTATTCGATTAATATGATTGGCTAATATTAATTTCTAGTCGTAGCTTCCAAGCTTGAGTGTTAATCTAAATAATTAGTTGGATTTTGTGACATACGCTCTAATGTGATTGGCTAATATTGATTACATTAGATTCTGTTCGAGAGGTGTTGTTAATTAATGTGGTATCTTATGTTCCTTTATTTCCTTTTcagaaaattaatttagttattagTGTTTTAGTTCGAAGTAAAAActgaatttaataattaaaatcaaatacataaaaggaaaaaaagttaCTAGTTAGAATCAAATACATTAATGGAATTAGAGAGACCTGTTGGTCTTTAGTGATGGccaaaaaaaatttgattctGGCGAAAATAAAGAAGACAAATGAAAAAGTGATAATCGACCCCTAAATTTTAACCATATTATTTTGTTTACTTTGACACGTCATATTTAACAATAGTTTGTTAGTAAACGGAGAGTCTTGCATACTCTCCATATTCCATCCACTCAAggatattaaaattgaaaaaatggtGAGTACATGGactagataaattaaaaatgaagtttaagGACCAATAGAAAAAATTGTGTAAAGTAGAGAAACTTTGATATGGGTTTGGCCAAAAGTTTTTTACCATCTAATACGATATAATACATATGAAAGTTTTTAATGCAATGATGCTGAAAAGAGAAAATGTTTACAGGGTCGACAATTTAGTCTGAAAGACAAGACTCAACTCTGATTAGGTTCTGCTtggtcactttttttttttgatttttgaaattttaaaaatgtgaaaataggggtagattttttttaaaacaaaaatacaatATTAACTTGAAAGTTTTACAAATatgcaaattaaataaaattatttacaaaaaaatatttgcatttattattggtataatttttatACACCAAGATATACCGTcagtaaaatttaatatatttcaatGTGTATActgtcaatataatattattttaaatttaaaatttattaataattttctgTATAATAGTGGTATAATTtcattattcttttattataatataaataaaattttataatttagtatgCTAGTGATATTagttttattacaattttatgTTATATTAGTATCGTTATACATACTTCATGTGAAGCTCGTAATTTAATCCGTTAATATATGTAATTTTTCATTTggtataaagaaaaattattgatCACTAGCTTCTTGTTATTTTGATGTGTTAGCATCCACATGGCTAATCACATATGCAGAAAAACATTTATACTCCGGACTAGATGTAACTACTACTAGTCACTAATTATTCAAAAAGACCCAGAATTGAAAAATCCATAAAATGGTGCAtcataaagaaaaatatttttatgaaacagGAACACAACAACACACTTAtcgatcaaataaaaaatttcacctCAAAGTTTGAATCACAGTGTTAGAACCAAGTGAATAAAGAAGCAACCATTTTTTTTCctcttctctttttctcttaaatagaaaaccctagccgtcaagagtttttcttttatttttcgcttcggctgccgtcaatggtttttTTTTGCCGTTGGTggtagccatttcttttttattgctttaaaataaaataaatgaccgactccttttcatcttttttattttggttggtaaatctatcgacgaggcgcatcaatttcaattgatatacaaataaaaaatcagagatggatcaagtcctttcaagattgaagataaaatcgttataggttatattaattttttttttataactattttacagcgattgtctttctttttttgaaagttttgttgttctttctatatgaaagatttgttgttttttatgaagagttaGTGAGTCTTTCTTTAGACAGAAAAGAATTGGATCTTATTGTGTTAGAGcggttatgtaattttgattttattttataaggcgATCTGCAAATCaaggtttatatcttgttccatgacaggtcattagaaacggttataccTTTTCTGAATTATTATacctgtaactgctctttattattaatgaaagattattcgattgtcaaaaaaaaaaaaacaaccacGATTCCACTTGCATCGTTCAAGGATATTATAGTATCAGAATTAAACTGACTCTGAATTTTCATTGATCTCAAAGCAAATGCAATAAAAATGCGCCAAACTGTGACGTTTATGACTTTAAAATGATAGTCAAGATCATGAAAATACTACTTCTAAAAGACAATCTTATAAATcgcaaaattcattttattatcaaatcaataataaatttaatctaaaaactATAACATCTGTGAATCACATTGCTTATATCCTCATGAGAAAATTTTATATCAAAACCatctatgtatatatataatgcaatATTGATCCATGACATAATATGCAAAATCAGATTCAAATGCACGTATGATTTATCTGAATCAAACACAACACATAACGCACGATTCAAATGCACGTATGATTTAGCTGAAAGATTCCTCAAATTTtgacaaaacaaaattgaaaagtttaactCCAAAATAAAGACAACAAGAAAACATGTTCAAAAATTTCTTGTATCACTTCCATACATGTACACACTACTAGACTATATTGATTGATGACGAGAAATTCTTAAGTAGATTCGGTCTAACACGTCATTTATAAACAAaatctatcacattatgacacgtcattagaataatggcactatcgtaatattattatttaaaaatgtaaataagtaataaataaaattataaaaatgccactattttaataacgtgtcataatgtgataggttagtttACGGATGACATGATAGACTGAGTTTATCTAAAAATCCCTCGTTGATGACACTATCAAAAATCTGACTCAAAATGCACATTTTATATAGtctatttttctaattaattaccCTTCTATgtataacatttaattaatggtcaaatcactcaaaaaccctaCCTTTATCTCTTTTTGCAATTATATCGTGacgtaaaaaaaattacaactcTACTCTATTTTTGcttttttgtgtttcaattgtaccccaaatttaaaaattctgtcaatttaattccaaaaaaaTACTTGATCATGAACTGTCCTTATCTGCTCTACAACTTCATCTCAATTCTATATGGATGACTGGAATTCTTTCTTACGAGAAGAATCTTTTTACTTTTGTATTTGAAAACTGATAATAATTCAGAGTTGATaacgtttaatttaaataaataaagtttatgTGAAATTTTTATGTAAGATTAAATAAGAAGCGTAGACAACTCAATACTAAATTTGCTtgcaattataattaattaatatctgAAAATAATATCCCAATTAcatcaaaaaaactaaaaactataAGATAACATAAAACAGAAATCATCCAAAATattaaaggcctaatcactcaaaaacccctcacctttaaacttttttttaattccaccccgacgttgaaaatttgtcaattttacccacttttgaattttccgttttcaattgtaccccaatattttaatttttgttaatttttttacttaaatgatgaaatcattcaattaattaagtctaaacatgaaattaaattcttttttactcaaaaaaatacaaataagtcctttatttttaaaacctaactaaaaaccataatcaaattaacactaatttaaattcttaattaatttaactaaatttaaataaattttaaaaatatagaatcaatatatgcgagacatggagaatgttttaaacaaattttcaaacgtaaaagacgttaatttaatttttcagggtacaattgaaacacaaaaatgcaaaataaggtaaaattgacaaattttcaacgtcagggtataattgaaaaggggctaaaaggtcaggtttttttaagacattaggccaatATTAAACTAGTTGTACAACTTGTTCATCTCCATTGTTCGGAACGGGGCGGCTGAGATTAATCAGTGCAAGCCAAAGTTGCCCCGGATCTTCTTCTTCAGCGACAGCAGCCCCTTCGTTGTCTCTGCTAACCCTAAACGACCAAACCTGAATGATGTCACCTGCGTCGAAGAACTTTCTTTCGATTAGCTTCCCCGTCTTCTCATCATATTCATCCTTATTCCTCTTCATCAGTTTAGCCCAATACGTTCTCAAGTTAAGATTACGGGTTTTGTTCATATTCCACCTTTTGAGAATCATATTCGACACATAACCGCACGGTTCCAAAACTTTAACTTTTAATTCTCCCCCCTCGTCGTATAACAAATCTGCGTCGTCCTTGGTAAGAAAGGTAGGTTCTTGTATTTGATTCACAGGAATTGATAAACGATCATGATCTTGATTTACATCTGTTGGGTACAAGTATTTCTGTATCACCAACTTCACGTTTCGGCCTCCAAGTGCTGTGATTTGTGCTTCCAACTCGGGACGAAGCGGTTCGGGATTTAACTCTTTTGTTGATCTCCTCGTTTTCTGTTTGACTTGAGTAGTAGTACtgttttttctctttctctttttcGGTTTCAGTAATTCAGTACACTCATATACAATTTCATCATCAGCATTGATATTTTGACGATGATATACAGAAAGCGGGAGAATGTTCAACGCCGGAGAAAGATTCAGATTTAGATTAAAGGGCTTTGGTGAATGTTCagtgttgatattttgttgatcgGGATGATGATCGTCATGTTCAGGAAGCGGAACGAGGTTCAAATCGAACGATCGATGCCTTGCTTTGTGCTCAGCATCTGTGCTAATCAGTTGTAACGAGCATGAATGTACAGCAACTTCTGTTTGGTTTGGCGCCATGATTCGCAGTCGATAGAAATAAAATGAAGAAGTAAAATGCATTGGTATATATAGGGAAAAGCGTAGTATAATCTGATTCCTAATTCAGTAGAGATCAGCACTGTAATCTGATTCCTACTCTCTCTTGGATAAGGACAACCTTCACATTTTATTctacccaaatattttaaaatactagATTTTGGGTTGACTATTTCTTGTTCTTAAGATGTAATGTTGACTTAAAAGGTTTTACAAAATTAGaaaggaacaaaaaaatttataaatattcgtagtataattttagtattagCTTACTTTCATATGTATGCTTTCAATATACTATTAATTTCAATTAGTAAATTATTGGTGTTAATtggttattattttattatacttttaGTTCATACTATAATATAGGAAAAAGGTCATATATACCCTTAATGTTTGGAAAAGTGCATAAACACCATTAACGTttttcaaaatgatcctttaccCTCACTGTCAACCACGTTAATCTAAAATGTGGATGTTACTGATAGCCTAATTAATTGATCTTTAGGCCAAACATGAGTGGCTTATTTGACCATTTTCCCTTCAAATTACAAAGAAAGTGAAATGAAATaatcaaagaaaaaacaaaattaattacaaataatCCATAACTTGGATTCAAGGGAACAATTGCCTACTCTACCTTCTTAGTTCTGTCTATGATCCAAAATATAACAATTTTCAAATTACGTCaaaatatgatatatttatCAGTAAATGGTATAATACTTATAAGCCAGattacaataatttttatttgtaaaagaCGAGTAGAATAGAAAAGTAatgtatttatttcatataaattagatataaatagATAAGAGGGTAATtgtaaaatatatgataaattttagcatatttcGTAATTTTATTACGAACTTTTAACTTTTACATAAACTATAAATTGTTAGAATTCAAAACACCAAATAATTTTCAGATAAAAATACTAATGTAAAGgctataataatatatatgttgACGTCAATATCACCATATTAATCATTAAAGAAGTGCTCAGTTTTTCGAATGATCAAAAAGCGTTAGTTCGtattttaaatagctaaagttgaaaagttcataatttatttttcaattaatcctagataaacaatataaacatgTGCATGTAGATGCAATTTCGGTAGCATTGTTTTATTTAGTTTTGAAAATGTAACTATATTTACAAGTTAGAGTATGGCCAATACAATGCTATTCTTTATACTAGATTAATTAGCATCAAAAATAGCAAAATGTTATATTTAGCATAACATTCTAATTTTATCTctaaagtaaaatataaaacaaaagtattatgattaattattacagtaattatctaattttatttattcattatttgataaaaaataagtGTATGTTTTAGAAttcttcaattatttttttttcttttatataataatggacactctattaaataaattattaggagAAGAATGTACTCTGATTACTTTCATGAAGAAGATATTTGTTTTATCTTTAGTTTTGAATTAAAGTAAAGGGAAAAGAATCAAGTACGCCCTTCTTGTTTAGTCCAAAGATCAATTAGGCCCTTAACATAGCATTTGTTGAACCCACATAAAGCCACATATGCTATTTCTGAACCCACATAAACCCACATAAACccacatatatttttaaaaaatatatgctaaTAGTGTTTATGCATTTTTCAAGACATTGAGAGGACATGCACATAATCTACAATTATCTACAAGTTTCATAATTCttgaataatattaaatttaagctACATACAAGCTAAAGAAGTTTAAGAGGATATAGCAAAAATAAGTGAAACAATTAAAGATGCAGCTTCAATGGATGAAAACAATTTGCTTGAAGGGTTGTGTAGTATCTATTTCACTATACATCTATGGCCAAAATCAAATGGTAAACAAGcccttctcttttaaactttcaatggTATCCTTCAGACTCAACTCCAATGGAATGAAGTCAATACCTAAAGTTTTCGCTTTATCCTTCGACACCTTATACGCAGATCCAATCTCGGTGCCACTCCTGCCATGCATGAGCGGAAATGAGATGTTTACACTTGAGCAACCTAAATGGCTCTCATACTTTTCTCTTCGAGACTGAGCTTCATAACGAACTTCCACAACTTATTCCCGTAAGACACATATTTTAAGATTGATACCAATTATTGATCATACAATTTATTGGCATGGCTCTAGAAATCGTTATTTGGACACAAGCATTATTCAATGCATTCCACAATATCGACTTACTTTTGTGGGAGCTGCAAGGTAGGATAAAGTTGATGCACAATCTTCAGAATCTCAGAATAGTGTACATCACTTTCAATTAAACAGTATCTTCCAGCTGCTGAAGAAATCTCCAAGGCTTGAATATGTGCATAAGCGACATCTCTTACATCAACAGATCTGTAATAATCATCAAGATACTCTTCGGCTCCTGCAATAAAAGCCTTATAAATTCAAAACATTATCTCCAAGGCTTGAATATACGCACAAGCGACATCTTGgtttaatgaaatttaaatacTCAAATTTGTATGATGCCTGTCTCTCTAAGTAGCTGAGAAGCAATACCATTTATgagttttaaaatcattttcacAGAACCATTAAGAGTTGGCTGTAAAAGAGGACCAATGACAAACACTGGATGAATTGTAATCAATTctatttggttttctttcgcaAATTTCCAAGCAGCCTGCTCTGCTAATGTCTTTGAAagtgttgtaacattgataccgattcttgaatctttggtaccaattgcCGTGACCGGTtcgtgaccggattggtatgcgcagtggaatcgaaaccattggtaggtatttaattatggatttgatcaacaaacaataatataaaaaaataataaataacacaagagatttacgtggttctgctttaaagcgtacatccacgggcgaaagattcgagccatccactaatcatcaaaaggagtacaaaattggtggagaatcaccaaatagagaacatctctagtaaatatgcccttagaagaaaacccacaaagtgtttctctctctacaagaagtacccaaaagggtaagaattaacttatattcctcacatcacacacacccccttttccccttattcacatcaatgtctacattgtgtgttcggtttttggtgtcttctaaaaggtgaataaggtagtgtatatatagtgaataaatagtctatatggcattaggaatattaatcctaattggatttctacttcctagttagccaatgataacaaagttatccttctcccaaacacttcattaatagagtcctaatacaaatagaaattagaattctaggcatattccaacaatctccaccttgacttgaattctccaataaactgtgattactattgtgctccaccttctccatttaagtccaaactgaacttattccaaaagaggttctttgaggaggaccatacaagcttcaagaacgtcttgaacttgctgaaaccaaaatgacttgaagatttactatcttcgggtgtatcaatcaaaatttcacgaagcttcgaattttgttggtcttaaaactgataccagaaacaaacgtcattagtagcctataatgattaaattaaaaaacaaatgttgaggtcgtagcatatcccttaatcttcataagtcgaccaacccaatgagcatacatcacaagtgcaacatccaatctcacttcatcgccaaataacccataaaactCGTAGTTTATATATTGAGATACCAGACATGTGCATATAGAAATCATGTTGAACATACATTATTGTTCTAACTGCCTCATTATGCATCTTGTCCTTGACTGAACCAAAATCCTAAAATTCTGCATGTATTGACCGTTACCCATAACTACACTCCACTATCAACTCAGTTGTAGAcggaaaaccaatcgaaattggcacatatgtgatatgaacaacctgaatctgcataaattttggataaaaaaatattctgcCTATCTCCAAACAAATTGGCTTATGAGCAATTCAATAGTGACGCCGtttcaaattacaaacgttgtaatccatcttgtgtctaagattgctacttaatcaaaacaaaatctcttttgcaatatcataattttatcaaaaatctgATTATGCCCAAACGAACTCTTCATTCAACAAACTCTTAAAAGCAATTTTTATATTACCAATAGAATTTTATGAGAGTATAAAGAGATTACCCCAATCATTCATCTTACAAAGgctctataaaatcctcaaatagttgtgtgtttagaaaAGTCATACCTTTTTTTTTGTAGTTTAAAGTAGCATATTGATCTCCATCACAAAAATCTCCTTAAGAATTTTATTACCCAAGTCTGTCTTCAATTGACGACTTTCGGCACTTCCAAATTTGGCggcttctctatctccaaaTAATCTTCTTTGTGTCAAGTAATTTCGCCCAGCAAAATCCTCCAAATAATACTTTgccataataatcataatccaaaattaatctgaaaaccaaattggctctgataccaattgttgtaacattgatatcGATTCTTGAATCTTTTGTACCAATTGCCGTGACCGGTtcgtgaccggattggtatgcgcagcggaatcgaaaccattggtaggtatttaattatggatttgatcaacaaacaataatataacaaaataataaataacacaagagatttacgtggttctgctttaaagcgtacatccacgggcgaaagattcgagccatccactaatcatcaaaaggagtacaaaattggtggagaatcaccaaatagagaacatctctagtaaatatgcccttagaagaaaacCCACAAAGTATTTCTCTCTTTACAAGAAGCacccaaaagggtaagaattaacttatattcctcacatcacacacaccccccttttccccttattcacatcaatgtctacattgtgtgttcggttttggtgtcttctaaaaggtgaataaggtagtgtatatatagtgaataaatagtctatatggcattaggaatattaatcctaattggatttctACTTCCTAGTTAGCCAATGATAAAAAGTTATCCTTCTCtcaaacacttcattaatagagtcctaatacaaataggaattagaattctaggcatattccaacagaAAGTGCATACCAAAGCTggagaaattaaattaaggaaaTTATTTTGTAGCAAAAAATAAGATATTCAAGAACCttttaacaaacaaaaataaaaagaatgatAAGAAATGAGAATAAAACATTTGATTTCATTCAATTATTAAGAAACCGGATTGTCAAAATGATAACCTTAGAAGGTGTAAGAAGATTTATTGTTAGAGAAATGGATTCACAGTGACACTCAATGAAGTTGAAGTACATTGTTAAATAGGAATCATAAAAGGAGAATAGCAGCCATAGCATCGCATCTATTACATTTTCATTATCTTTACTAAGATATattcatattaaaataacaatgtaGAAGACCAATGCAGCACAAAGAAATGACAAACCTTATGTTCCCTACACACATCTGGGTCGGAAAACCATGTTTCGTCGACTATAACATCTGGGCCAAGAGGTTTTCCATTCAACAGAATAGATGCGAAAGAAGATGTTATAATTACTTTCTTTATAGAGGGCACTTTTGCACACGATCTAAGTACATTAAGCGTCCCCTTCAATGCTGGATCAATTAGCTCTGTCTGTAAATGGAAATATTTTGATATGAACAGTTATTTAGCAACATTAACTTGCCAACAAATAATCAATAGTTAACTTATTTAGGGATAAACCTGTGGTTCAGCGACTGAAAAAAGTACAGGAGAAGCTGTATGGAAAACACCTTCACACCCATGAACTGCAGCATCGAATGATCCTTGTTCTAATAAATCAGCTTTGAACAAATGAAGTCTTTCCTTGGCTCCATCAAGTGCAAGCAAATGTGCATTTTTCTTTGGATCATCTGGGTACAAATTAATTAAGCAAaagctaaaataaaaattcaatgcCAACACTATAACAGGACACCTAAACACGGACACGGACATGGAAAAACGGTGTTCGTTTTAaggtttttacttttttatgttaaaagtgAAACTTTGTGTCCGAAGCGTCAAGTTTCTAACACATCTCCGAAACCGAAaacattgattgaatgaagtgttcgTACCACCTAAAATGCTATAGTAAAATCATAAGTAACACAGAAAAGGGCAAAACCCAGTTCTACAATGATAATTAGTGAGtttagtaaaatttataaactgcTGAACCTGTTTATTTGGAGCTTTGAAGTCGGGCTTAGCTGATACTAATTGAGAACAAAACATTTgtataacaataaaattatggaaaaatcaacaattaatcCCACATCAAGAATTTTAACTTGAAGCAGCAatcagaaagaaaaaaaacatgacATAAACTACAAAAGCataaagaaattgaagaagatgaaaggaaaaaacttacttaaaaaaTCACGAACAGTGGTGTTGACAGTGTAGCTACTGTGCAACAAATATTTGATAAGCCAAGAAGCTATGTAACCTGATCCTCCTGTTACACACACCAGCTTTCCTTCTCCACTCATTTGATTTTGTTGGATTACTTTTAAAATGTAGAATTTTTGACGATCATCCTatacaatattaaaattagtgtgacttaattaaaattacataaaaaaagtcAACTCAACCATTTAAGGTTCTTTATTTGGAAGAC includes:
- the LOC126659732 gene encoding phenylacetaldehyde reductase-like is translated as MSGEGKLVCVTGGSGYIASWLIKYLLHSSYTVNTTVRDFLNDPKKNAHLLALDGAKERLHLFKADLLEQGSFDAAVHGCEGVFHTASPVLFSVAEPQTELIDPALKGTLNVLRSCAKVPSIKKVIITSSFASILLNGKPLGPDVIVDETWFSDPDVCREHKLWYALSKTLAEQAAWKFAKENQIELITIHPVFVIGPLLQPTLNGSVKMILKLINGAEEYLDDYYRSVDVRDVAYAHIQALEISSAAGRYCLIESDVHYSEILKIVHQLYPTLQLPQKSGTEIGSAYKVSKDKAKTLGIDFIPLELSLKDTIESLKEKGLFTI